The Syngnathus acus chromosome 3, fSynAcu1.2, whole genome shotgun sequence genome includes a window with the following:
- the ctcf gene encoding transcriptional repressor CTCF codes for MEGDVVSMETALAPEEGVLPEAGEAVIQGSSGAPQAVEVPGNMEMMVMDALDPTLLQMKTEVLEGGGTVTVTGGDEGQIITLQVVNMEEQAGAALGLGQLQLVQVPVTSTTVDGLQATYVDGSANKDAEPVICHTLPLPEGFQVVKVGANGEVETVEQEELQAVHDELQGTRADEEQEDADVADQEPLESQPAWQKDPDYQPITTVRKLKKGKKSRLRYAEGDRDMDVSVYDFEEEQQEGLLSEVNAEKVVGNMKPPKPTKIKKKGVKKTFQCELCSYTCPRRSNLDRHMKSHTDERPHKCHLCGRAFRTVTLLRNHLNTHTGTRPHKCTDCDMAFVTSGELVRHRRYKHTHEKPFKCSMCDYCSVEVSKLKRHIRSHTGERPFQCSLCSYASRDTYKLKRHMRTHSGEKPYECYICHARFTQSGTMKMHILQKHTENVAKFHCPHCDTVIARKSDLGVHLRKQHSFIERGKKCRYCDAVFHERYALIQHQKTHKNEKRFKCDQCDYCCKQERHMIMHKRTHTGEKPFACSQCEKTFRQKQLLDMHFKRYHDPNFVPTAFVCSKCSKTFTRRNTMLRHSENCMGEVAGDQNGTPPKKSRRGRKRKMQDRNDDDEDTEPDLDEMEDDDDDLLDEMELEQAPPVVPVAAPEEPPVKRKRGRPPKNKPEVTAIIRVEDEATGEVDDIIVKKEVGAEQDEIEEEGATQEVVVGEGDSTIQLEELSQEEPEMQLSEAPPNGDLTPEMILSMMDR; via the exons ATGGAGGGCGATGTCGTTTCCATGGAAACTGCCCTGGCTCCCGAAGAGGGGGTCCTGCCAGAAGCAGGTGAAGCTGTGATCCAAGGGTCATCGGGAGCCCCACAAGCAGTGGAAGTTCCTGGTAACATGGAGATGATGGTGATGGATGCCCTGGATCCCACCCTGCTGCAAATGAAGACAGAGGtgttggagggagggggcacaGTTACTGTAACTGGTGGAGATGAGGGTCAGATTATCACCCTTCAG GTTGTAAATATGGAGGAACAGGCTGGTGCTGCTTTAGGACTTGGACAACTTCAACTAGTGCAGGTACCAGTCACTTCAACAACAGTGGATGGCCTCCAGGCAACCTATGTTGACGGATCAGCCAATAAGGATGCAGAGCCAGTTATCTGTCATACCCTGCCCTTGCCTGAAGGCTTCCAG GTGGTCAAGGTGGGGGCCAATGGTGAAGTGGAGACTGTCGAGCAAGAGGAGCTTCAGGCAGTCCACGACGAGCTTCAAGGGACGAGGGCAGACGAGGAACAGGAGGACGCTGACGTAGCTGATCAGGAACCTCTTGAGTCTCAACCAGCATGGCAGAAGGACCCCGACTACCAGCCTATCACAACTGTCCGCAAATtgaagaaggggaaaaaaagccgcCTGCGCTACGCGGAGGGCGACAGAGACATGGATGTGTCCGTGTATGACTTTGAGGAAGAGCAACAAGAGGGGCTACTGTCAGAGGTCAATGCAGAGAAGGTTGTGGGAAACATGAAGCCCCCTAAGCCCACTAAGATCAAAAAGAAAG GTGTAAAGAAGACTTTCCAGTGTGAGCTGTGTAGCTACACTTGTCCACGGCGCTCCAACCTGGACCGACATATGAAGAGCCACACAGATGAAAGGCCGCACAAATGTCACTTGTGCGGAAGGGCCTTCAGGACAGTTACACTGCTGCGAAACCACCTCAACACTCACACAG GCACCCGACCACACAAATGCACCGACTGTGATATGGCATTTGTGACCAGTGGCGAGTTGGTGCGTCATCGTCGctacaagcacacacacgagaAGCCCTTCAAGTGCTCCATGTGTGATTACTGCAGTGTTGAG GTGAGCAAGTTGAAGAGGCACATCCGCTCTCACACCGGGGAGCGGCCCTTCCAGTGCAGTCTATGCAGCTACGCTAGCAGGGACACGTACAAGCTGAAAAGACACATGAGGACACACTCAG GCGAGAAGCCGTACGAGTGCTACATCTGCCATGCTCGTTTCACCCAGAGCGGCACCATGAAGATGCACATTCTGCAGAAACACACCGAGAATGTGGCAAAGTTCCATTGTCCACATTGTGACACCGTCATCGCACGCAAGAGTGACCTCG GTGTTCACTTGCGAAAGCAGCATTCGTTTATCGAGAGGGGAAAGAAATGTCGTTATTGTGACGCTGTTTTCCACGAGCGCTATGCTCTCATCCAGCACCAGAAGACTCACAAGAATGAGAAACGTTTCAAGTGTGACCAGTGTGACTATTGCTGCAAGCAG GAACGGCACATGATCATGCACAAGCGTACACATACTGGGGAGAAGCCTTTTGCCTGTAGTCAGTGTGAGAAAACGTTCAGACAGAAGCAGCTGCTGGACATGCACTTCAAACGCTACCATGACCCCAACTTTGTGCCCACCGCCTTCGTCTGCAGCAAGTGTAGCAAGACGTTCACCCGCAGG AACACCATGCTGCGTCACAGTGAGAACTGCATGGGGGAAGTTGCTGGAGACCAAAACGGAACCCCACCCAAAAAGAGTCGCCGgggcaggaagaggaagatgcAAGACaggaatgatgatgatgaggacaCCG AACCTGATCTGGATGAGATGgaagatgacgatgatgatttGTTGGATGAGATGGAGTTGGAACAGGCTCCACCAGTGGTTCCTGTTGCAGCCCCTGAAGAACCACCAGTCAAGAGGAAGCGTGGACGCCCCCCAAAGAACAAGCCAGAAG TGACCGCCATCATCCGTGTGGAGGATGAGGCCACTGGAGAGGTGGATGACATTATTGTGAAAAAGGAGGTGGGCGCCGAGCAAGACGAGATTGAAGAGGAGGGGGCCACACAGGAAGTGGTAGTCGGAGAAGGTGACTCCACTATTCAGCTGGAGGAGCTGTCCCAGGAGGAGCCGGAGATGCAGCTGTCTGAAGCCCCGCCTAACGGAGACCTCACCCCCGAGATGATCCTCAGCATGATGGATCGGTGA